The Rubricoccus marinus nucleotide sequence GCGCTTCCTGGCTGAGGGTGTTGATGTGGTGGGGGTGGACAACCTGAACGATTACTACGACCCCCAACTAAAAGCCGACCGCCTCACGCTCCTGGCGGCCGAGCAGGGGTTCGATTTCCACGAGTTGGACCTCGCAGATGGCTCTGCGGTCGCGGCCCTTTTCGACTCCAACCCGTTCGACGCCGTAATCAACTTGGCCGCTCAAGTTGGCGTGCGTTACTCCGTAGAAGCCCCGGACGTTTACGTCCAGAGCAACCTCGTGGGGTTTGCAAATATCCTTGAGGGGTGTCGGCATGGAAAAGTAGGGCACCTAGTGTACGCGTCATCGTCGTCCGTCTACGGCGCGAACACGGCGATGCCCTACTCGACGAAGCATTCAGTGGACCACCCGATGTCGTTCTACGCTGCGACAAAGAAGGCGAACGAGGTCATGGCACACTCCTACAGCCACCTGTACGGCCTTCCGTCTACGGGCTTGCGCTTCTTCACCGTCTACGGACCGTGGGGGCGGCCAGACATGGCGCTGTTCCTGTTCACGGAGGCCGTCCTCAACGGGGACCCGATCAACGTGTACAACGAGGGCCGGATGCAGAGAGACTTCACGTACGTGGGCGACGTGGTCGAAGGGATTTACCGGGTTGCGAGGAGGCCTCCAACAACCGACGCCGACTGGTCCAGCGATGCGCCAGACCCAGGCATGAGTGGCGTCGCACCGTTCAGGGTGTATAACATCGGGAACAGCGAGCCGGTAGAGCTTCTCCGCTTTATCCGAGCTATTGAGGAAGCGACCGGATGCGAAGCCAAGATGAACATGCTTCCAATCCAACCTGGAGATGTTCCTGCGACCTACGCTGATGTCAACCAGCTAATGTCGGATACGGGGTACCAGCCGAGCACGTCCGTCGAAGAGGGGGTTGCGCGTTTTGTGCACTGGTACCGCGAGTATTACAAGGTCAGAACACTCGCGTAGAGACCGGCTGGTGCTCTAATGCGTAGTCTGATTCTTTTCTCGTTTCAACGCCCAATACAGTTGTCTCTGTCACATCCCCTTAACGTACTGTTCCTGATCAACGGACTGGGTCAGTCCGGTGGGGCAGAAATGTCTTTGCTAGAGTTGCTTCCCGGTTACGTCGAACGGGGCGTCCGGCCAACGATCGCCGTCCTCAAAAGTCGACCAGAAGGGGAGCGCGAAGCTGAGCGCCGAGGAGCCGAGGTTGTCCGGTTGCATGGAGAGGGATGGCGCGCGTGGGCGGGGGCGTTTCGCCGCTTGGTCGGGGAGCGCCAACCAGATCTCATCTACACGTCGTTGTTTGAGGCAGACCTCATTGGGCGGTTCGGTAGGATCGGGCGGCCGATTCCTGTTCTCGGCTCCTTCGTCAACACCTATGATGACCCGACTGGGCTGGAGCAACGGGCGGAGCCCTCTGCAAAGCGGCGTCTTGCTGAGAGGGTTGATAGATACTCCGGTCGCATTTGGACGGACCACTACCACGCGGTTGCGGAAGCGGTCCGAGACTCCTACGTGCGGGGATACGGGGTTCGCCCAGACAAGATCACGGTCGTACATCGGGGCCGAGCACGGGGACGCCTGGGAGAACCTTCGCGTGAACGCCGCGCAGCAACCCGTTACCAATTGGGCGTTCCAGAGGGGGCTCCGGTGCTTGTTAACGTGGGACGTCACGAGACGCAGAAGGACCAGAAAACCTTCGTGGAAGCCGTAGCGCTCGTGCGCAAGACCCTTCCTAATGTCAGGGCCTTCGTGCTTGGAAGGGAAGGAACGACCACGCCTTTACTTCTCGGCAAGATTAAAGCTCTCGGCGTGGAGGAGAATGTCTCCCTGCTCGGCTACCGAGCCGATGTACCAGACATCGTGAGCGCATCAGACGTCTTCGTTTTTCCGTCGCTGCGTGAGGGCGCTGCAGGTTCGGTTTTGGAAGCGATGGCGCTCGGTCGTCCCATCGTAGCCTCCGACATCCCGGCCCTTCGCGATATCCTTGGAGGGGGGGCAGGCGCGCTTGTTCCTCCTTGCGATGCCTCCGCGTTTGCTCGCGCGATCGTTGACCTCCTTTCTAATACTGAGCGCGCGTCTCTTCTAAGCCGAACCGCCCTTCGCTGCTTCGAAGACACACACTCGCTGGACCACGTGGCAGACCGGATGGTTGCCCTGTTCCGATCCGTCGCATCTGGACAAGGAGGGTTGGTCCCCTCATCGTAGCCGCCGCCATCAACGGTAAGGCAGAGCTTCCTGAGGCGTATACAAAACGGCCCGCGCAGATGCGCGGGCCGGTCGGGGTGGGCTCTACTGGATTCGAACCAGTGACCTCGTCGATGTCAACGACGCGCTCTAACCAACTGAGCTAAGAGCCCGCTGAACGGTCGCCCGTTCGAGGGGACGCGAAGATAGGCCGTCGGAGAAACCGTCGGCAACCCACGGAGCGAGAGAGCGTGTGAATCGGCCGTGCGGAAGGTGACGCCCAGAGCCCGGGCGCGCTTCACATTTACCGAAACCCCGGGTGGGATGCCCGGCTGGGCCTCTGGCGCGAGTGAGCCTCTGGCGCTGCCAGAGGCCGTTTGTCTGGACTCCGGGCGTGAGGGCGTGACAATACCGATAGGTGTAGAGGCGCCCCCCCCGAGGAAACGGGGGCCGTGGCACGCGCTTTGGAAGGCGACGGGCGTTCTCCGCCTCCAATGTTCCGACTCGACCCCCACCTCCCGCACGCGCCCGCAGCCCCCGCCGCGTTCCTCGACGCCGCGCTCCAGCAAGCCGCGCGTGACGCAGACGCCGTGCCGGGGGCGTACGCTCGCGCACCGTGGGGCTTCCGACCCGCCACGCCAGCGGCTAAGCGGATCTTGGACGACTTCGAGGGGCGCAGCCGGTCGTGGATCGTGGTGACCTGCCGGCGGAGCGACGCCCAAGAGCATACGCGCGAGCGGTGCCTGACGGCGATTCAGCGCTACCTGCTCTCGTTAGCCGTCGAGGGCGTGGACGCGACGTGGATCGGCTCTGGCCTGCCAGAAGGGCTCGAAGACGTTTCCGAGATGCTGCCTCGCGAGGAAATCCTGGGCGTGGTGCGTCTGGACAGCGCCTGAGCCTCTGGCGCGCCGCCAGAGGCCGGACCGGTGCTCGCGCAGGTGCGTTTGAGAGCGCCACACCCGACGCACCCTGGCGATGACTCTCGACCTCCACCACGCGCACCCCTGGGACGTCACGCCGAAAGAAGCCGTCCAGATCCAGCGAGACCTCGCGCCGCTCGTGCGCGAAGAGCCTCTTGCGTTCGACGCTGTCCGAACCGTCGCGGGGCTGGACGTGAGCGTGCGTGACGACCGCGTGCGAGCGGCCATCGTCGTGCTGGACGTGCGCGAGATGGCCGTCGTGGACCAGGCGATTTGGGAAGGTCCGACGCCGTTTCCATACGTGCCAGGGTTGCTCTCCTTCCGTGAGGTCCCAGCCATTCTGCCCGCGCTGGAGCAACTGGGGGCGTTGCCGGACGTGCTCATGCTCGATGCCCAGGGCTACGCGCACCCCCGGCGTTTCGGGCTCGCGTGCCACCTCGGGGTGCTTCTGGAACGACCTGCGTTTGGCGTCGCGAAAAGCATCCTCGTAGGGAAGCACGGACCTCTGGCGGAGAAAAAGGGGAGCGGCACCGAACTGATCCACAATGATGAAACGGTGGGCATGGCCGTCCGCACGCGCGAAAACGTCAAGCCGGTCTACGTCTCCGTCGGCCATCGCGTCACGCTGCGGGACGCGTGCCTCCTCACGGTCCGCCTCGCGACGAAGTACAAGCTCCCGATGCCGACGCACCTCGCGCACCGGCTCAGCTACCGCGGGGAGTTGTAGCCTCTGGCGCCGCGCCGGAGGCTGGGGTGTTGCGCCGCTGTCAAGAATCGCGCGGCGGCGGGACGCCGTCCGGGTTCGCGCGTTAAACGGGTCAACCGAATCCTAAGCATGGAAGCCACTATCAGCTCTGGGACCACCCAGAACCCCGGCGTGCCCGACGCCTTCGCGCACCCGCGCGGCCTGTTCTGCAACCGCACCCTCAACCTCCGCAGCATCGAGGCCATCGGCTACGACATGGACTACACGCTGGTCCACTACCACGTCGAGCTGTGGGAAGAGCGCGCGTACGCCTACGTCCGCCAGGGGCTCGCCGCCAGAGGCTGGCCGGTGGAAGATCTCGTGTTCGACCCGTCGCTGGTTATCCAGGGGCTCGTGGTGGACACCGAGACCGGCAACGTCGTCAAGGCCAACCGCTTCGGCTACATCAAGCGCGCCTTCCACGGCACGCGCGCGCTGAGCTACTCCGAGCTCCGGGATACGTACCGCCGCTCGCTCGTGGACCTGCACGACCGGCGCTGGCGGTTCATGAATACACTGTTCTCGATCTCCGAGGCGGGGATCTACCTCCAACTCGTGGACCTGCTGGACGCCGGCAAGCTCCCCGAACGGCTGGGCTACGACGACCTGTACCGGACGGTCCGCGAGACGCTGGACGCGGCGCACATCGAAGGCCTGCTCAAGGCCGAGATCCTCGCCAACCCCGAGCGCTTCGTCGAAGCCGATCCCGAGGTGCCTCTGGCGCTGCTGGACCAGAAGATGGCGGGCAAGAAGGTGCTGCTCATCACCAACTCCGACTGGGACTACGCCGCGCCCATCATGGAGCACGCGTTCGATCCCTACCTGCCGGGCGAGATGACGTGGCGCGACCTGTTCTCCCTCGCGATTGTGGGCGCGCGCAAGCCCGCGTTTTTCAACGAGTCGGCGCCCGCGTTTGAGGTTGTGGGCGATGCCGGCGAACTGCGGCGCGTGAGGGGACCGCTCGAAGAAGGGCGGGCCTACGTCGGCGGGCACGCGGCGCTCGTGGAAGCGAGCCTCGGCGTGCGTGGCGACCAGATCCTCTACGTAGGCGACCACGTGTTCTCGGACGTCCGCGTGAGCAAGCAACTCAACCGCTGGCGGACCGCGCTCGTGCTCCGCGCTGTTGAGGACGAGATCGAAGCAATGGACGGGTTCGCCCCGCAGCAGGAGCGCCTGACGCGACTGATGGAGCGCAAAGAGCGCCTGGAGGCCTACGCCTCGGCGCTCCGTCTGGAGCGGCAGCGCAACGCCGAGGGCTACGGCCCTCGGACCGACCGCGACCCGGACGAACTCCAGGCTCGGTTCGAAGAGGTGCGAGAAACGCTCGTCCAACTCGACGCCGAGATCTCGCCTCTGGCGAAAGCCTCGGGCCGGCTGGTCAACGAGAATTGGGG carries:
- a CDS encoding NAD-dependent epimerase, with the translated sequence MTRILVTGAAGFIGFHTAKRFLAEGVDVVGVDNLNDYYDPQLKADRLTLLAAEQGFDFHELDLADGSAVAALFDSNPFDAVINLAAQVGVRYSVEAPDVYVQSNLVGFANILEGCRHGKVGHLVYASSSSVYGANTAMPYSTKHSVDHPMSFYAATKKANEVMAHSYSHLYGLPSTGLRFFTVYGPWGRPDMALFLFTEAVLNGDPINVYNEGRMQRDFTYVGDVVEGIYRVARRPPTTDADWSSDAPDPGMSGVAPFRVYNIGNSEPVELLRFIRAIEEATGCEAKMNMLPIQPGDVPATYADVNQLMSDTGYQPSTSVEEGVARFVHWYREYYKVRTLA
- a CDS encoding glycosyltransferase family 4 protein, translating into MSLLELLPGYVERGVRPTIAVLKSRPEGEREAERRGAEVVRLHGEGWRAWAGAFRRLVGERQPDLIYTSLFEADLIGRFGRIGRPIPVLGSFVNTYDDPTGLEQRAEPSAKRRLAERVDRYSGRIWTDHYHAVAEAVRDSYVRGYGVRPDKITVVHRGRARGRLGEPSRERRAATRYQLGVPEGAPVLVNVGRHETQKDQKTFVEAVALVRKTLPNVRAFVLGREGTTTPLLLGKIKALGVEENVSLLGYRADVPDIVSASDVFVFPSLREGAAGSVLEAMALGRPIVASDIPALRDILGGGAGALVPPCDASAFARAIVDLLSNTERASLLSRTALRCFEDTHSLDHVADRMVALFRSVASGQGGLVPSS
- the nfi gene encoding deoxyribonuclease V (cleaves DNA at apurinic or apyrimidinic sites); translated protein: MTLDLHHAHPWDVTPKEAVQIQRDLAPLVREEPLAFDAVRTVAGLDVSVRDDRVRAAIVVLDVREMAVVDQAIWEGPTPFPYVPGLLSFREVPAILPALEQLGALPDVLMLDAQGYAHPRRFGLACHLGVLLERPAFGVAKSILVGKHGPLAEKKGSGTELIHNDETVGMAVRTRENVKPVYVSVGHRVTLRDACLLTVRLATKYKLPMPTHLAHRLSYRGEL
- a CDS encoding HAD-IG family 5'-nucleotidase → MEATISSGTTQNPGVPDAFAHPRGLFCNRTLNLRSIEAIGYDMDYTLVHYHVELWEERAYAYVRQGLAARGWPVEDLVFDPSLVIQGLVVDTETGNVVKANRFGYIKRAFHGTRALSYSELRDTYRRSLVDLHDRRWRFMNTLFSISEAGIYLQLVDLLDAGKLPERLGYDDLYRTVRETLDAAHIEGLLKAEILANPERFVEADPEVPLALLDQKMAGKKVLLITNSDWDYAAPIMEHAFDPYLPGEMTWRDLFSLAIVGARKPAFFNESAPAFEVVGDAGELRRVRGPLEEGRAYVGGHAALVEASLGVRGDQILYVGDHVFSDVRVSKQLNRWRTALVLRAVEDEIEAMDGFAPQQERLTRLMERKERLEAYASALRLERQRNAEGYGPRTDRDPDELQARFEEVRETLVQLDAEISPLAKASGRLVNENWGPLLRAGNDKSLLASQMESSADIYTARVSNFLHYTPFVYLRSRRGSLPHDDATPQDGGLEAAAEDLGIEDFGDGSAAE